The Lacrimispora xylanolytica genome has a segment encoding these proteins:
- a CDS encoding PTS fructose transporter subunit IIC has translation MAKQKFEIKKHVMTGISYMIPIVVCGGILSALAKGFGGYDIGSAIEAGATPFTNLNPFTWLGFWWGVNKLGSIAMDFAVAVMTAGVAYSIAGRPGIVPGIVIGYCSSQSKAGFLGGLLMAFIIGGFVNWMKKWKMPKWCEGLKPVMFIPVLSTLVCGMIFLCVFSIPLAYVMNVFQQWIISLNGGAKAVIGGVIGACMGFDLGGPVNKTASMAANALGADGIYGPMAAKIIGGMTPPIGIFIAALIKRKSFSKVEFDTAKTAFPMGLCFITEGVLPFAAADPIRVIPSCMIGSAVAGAIAVGMGCESAAGHGGIFVVPMMKNPMWFLIALLIGSLVTGFIYAAIKRPSQEGNDEKEEEQDFDLDIQIQ, from the coding sequence ATGGCAAAGCAGAAGTTTGAAATCAAAAAGCATGTTATGACGGGGATTTCTTATATGATACCTATCGTAGTGTGTGGGGGGATCTTATCTGCACTGGCAAAAGGGTTTGGGGGATATGATATCGGAAGCGCCATAGAGGCTGGAGCCACACCATTTACGAATTTAAATCCATTTACCTGGCTGGGCTTCTGGTGGGGAGTGAATAAGCTTGGTTCCATCGCAATGGACTTTGCAGTTGCAGTCATGACGGCTGGAGTAGCTTATTCCATTGCAGGGCGGCCGGGAATAGTGCCGGGTATTGTAATCGGTTATTGTTCGTCCCAATCAAAGGCCGGGTTCCTGGGGGGACTGCTTATGGCATTTATCATCGGGGGATTCGTCAACTGGATGAAGAAGTGGAAGATGCCAAAGTGGTGCGAGGGCTTAAAGCCTGTTATGTTTATCCCGGTTTTATCCACCCTTGTCTGCGGAATGATTTTCTTATGTGTATTCTCCATTCCACTTGCCTATGTGATGAATGTGTTCCAGCAGTGGATCATTTCCTTAAATGGAGGGGCAAAGGCAGTCATCGGTGGCGTGATTGGAGCTTGTATGGGCTTTGACTTAGGGGGACCTGTGAATAAGACGGCTTCCATGGCAGCAAACGCACTTGGCGCCGATGGAATCTACGGTCCTATGGCAGCGAAAATCATTGGCGGTATGACACCTCCTATCGGTATTTTCATAGCAGCACTGATTAAGAGAAAGAGTTTCTCCAAGGTAGAATTTGATACAGCCAAAACTGCATTCCCCATGGGCTTATGCTTTATTACGGAAGGTGTGCTTCCATTTGCAGCTGCAGACCCGATAAGAGTCATTCCCAGCTGTATGATAGGATCAGCGGTGGCTGGAGCCATAGCCGTAGGTATGGGCTGTGAATCGGCAGCAGGCCATGGAGGTATCTTCGTAGTTCCAATGATGAAAAACCCTATGTGGTTCCTCATTGCTTTACTCATCGGTTCTCTGGTAACTGGATTTATCTATGCAGCAATTAAAAGACCAAGTCAGGAAGGAAATGATGAGAAGGAAGAGGAGCAGGACTTTGATCTTGATATCCAGATCCAGTAA
- a CDS encoding PTS fructose transporter subunit IIB, which yields MKILAITACTAGIAHTYIAKEKIENAAREMGDFIKVETQGSIGVENELTPEEIKEADVILIAADIRVGKERFAGKAVVDVPISMIMKSPKSVISKIHEKLGK from the coding sequence ATGAAGATTCTGGCCATTACAGCCTGCACCGCAGGCATCGCCCATACTTACATTGCAAAGGAGAAAATCGAGAACGCTGCAAGGGAAATGGGAGATTTCATCAAGGTTGAAACTCAGGGGTCCATTGGGGTGGAAAATGAGCTGACACCGGAAGAAATTAAGGAGGCAGATGTGATTTTAATTGCAGCTGACATAAGGGTAGGAAAGGAGCGTTTTGCCGGAAAGGCAGTGGTTGACGTACCAATCAGCATGATCATGAAGTCTCCCAAAAGTGTAATTTCTAAAATTCACGAAAAGCTGGGGAAATAG
- the sufC gene encoding Fe-S cluster assembly ATPase SufC, giving the protein MSRPLLEIVDLCVSVEDKVILDGVNLKVNPGELHVLMGPNGTGKSTLVSTVMGDPRFTIRRGSILFEGKDITEDKADARARAGLFLSFQVPEEIPGITLENFLRTARGAVEGQQPKILSFRKELLEQMKALDMDSSYAERYLNVGFSGGEKKKAEILQMLMLKPKLALLDETDSGLDVDAVRTVTKGIRTFSNKKNGLFIITHNAKILEGLDVDVVHILEGGRIIRTGGKELISLITNDGFTILDKEE; this is encoded by the coding sequence ATGAGCAGACCATTGCTTGAAATAGTAGATTTATGTGTATCAGTAGAAGATAAAGTAATTTTAGACGGAGTAAATTTAAAGGTGAATCCTGGTGAACTCCATGTCCTCATGGGGCCAAACGGAACTGGAAAATCCACGCTTGTTTCCACCGTCATGGGAGATCCAAGATTTACCATCAGACGGGGAAGCATTCTTTTTGAGGGAAAAGACATTACTGAGGATAAGGCAGATGCAAGGGCCAGGGCAGGACTGTTTCTCTCCTTCCAGGTTCCGGAAGAGATTCCAGGAATTACTCTGGAGAACTTTCTCCGTACAGCCAGAGGAGCCGTCGAAGGGCAACAGCCTAAGATTCTCTCCTTCCGTAAGGAGCTGTTGGAGCAGATGAAGGCACTGGATATGGATTCTTCCTATGCGGAACGTTACTTAAACGTTGGATTTTCCGGCGGCGAAAAGAAAAAGGCAGAGATCTTACAGATGCTTATGTTAAAACCAAAGCTTGCACTGTTAGACGAAACAGATTCCGGCCTTGATGTGGATGCCGTTCGTACCGTAACAAAAGGAATCCGCACCTTCTCAAATAAGAAAAACGGACTTTTTATCATTACTCACAACGCAAAAATTCTGGAGGGACTTGACGTAGATGTGGTCCATATCCTAGAAGGCGGACGCATCATACGTACCGGCGGAAAGGAACTCATCTCCTTAATTACAAACGACGGTTTTACTATACTTGATAAGGAGGAATGA
- the sufB gene encoding Fe-S cluster assembly protein SufB, which translates to MKDFNQEKTHISEVDRSIYDIKDKVDSSFEVDSGLTSAIVSKISEEKNDPEWMRIFRLKALETYHKTPMPGWGPPLDGLDIGNIVTYVRPKTDMRTDWSDVPDYIKNTFERLGIPEAERKSLAGVGAQYDSEVVYHSVRAEVAAQGVVYTDMESALTGPYAEMVRKHFMRLVPPSDHKFAALHGAVWSGGSFVYVPKGASVEIPLQSYFRLNAPGAGQFEHTLIIVDEGAYLHFIEGCSAPKYNVANLHAGCVELYVGKNARLRYSTIENWSKNMYNLNTKRAVVEEGGTIEWVSGSFGSHTSYLYPMSILKGKNSRMEFTGITFAGEGQNLDTGAKVLHSAPDTTSHITTKSISRDGGVSTFRSAITVTPQAKGSKSAVSCESLMLDSISRSDTIPVMDIQCDEVDIGHEAKIGRISESAIFYLMSRGLSEEDARAMIVGGFAEPIAKELPLEYAVEMNNLIHLEMVGSIG; encoded by the coding sequence ATGAAAGACTTTAACCAGGAAAAGACCCATATAAGCGAAGTAGACCGAAGCATTTATGACATCAAGGACAAAGTAGATTCTTCCTTTGAAGTGGATTCCGGCCTGACTTCTGCCATTGTTTCAAAGATATCAGAGGAAAAAAACGATCCGGAATGGATGCGCATCTTCCGCTTAAAGGCTTTGGAGACGTATCACAAAACTCCCATGCCTGGCTGGGGACCACCCTTAGACGGACTTGATATTGGAAACATCGTTACTTATGTCCGTCCTAAGACAGACATGCGCACAGACTGGTCTGACGTCCCCGACTACATCAAAAACACCTTCGAGCGGCTGGGAATCCCGGAAGCAGAGAGAAAATCTCTGGCAGGCGTCGGTGCTCAGTATGATTCAGAAGTGGTCTACCACAGCGTAAGAGCTGAGGTGGCTGCCCAGGGCGTGGTTTATACTGACATGGAAAGTGCACTTACCGGTCCTTATGCAGAAATGGTACGAAAGCACTTTATGCGGCTGGTACCGCCCTCTGATCATAAATTTGCAGCTCTTCATGGAGCCGTTTGGTCCGGCGGTTCTTTTGTATACGTTCCAAAAGGCGCTTCCGTAGAGATTCCTTTGCAGTCTTATTTCAGGCTGAATGCACCTGGCGCCGGACAGTTTGAACATACCCTTATCATTGTAGACGAAGGAGCTTATCTTCATTTTATCGAAGGCTGCTCCGCTCCAAAGTATAATGTGGCAAACCTTCATGCCGGATGCGTAGAGCTCTATGTAGGAAAAAATGCCAGACTCCGCTACTCTACCATTGAGAACTGGTCAAAAAATATGTATAACTTAAACACAAAACGTGCGGTTGTGGAAGAAGGAGGAACCATTGAATGGGTATCCGGGTCCTTTGGCTCCCACACCTCTTATTTATATCCCATGAGCATTTTAAAGGGGAAAAATTCCCGAATGGAATTTACGGGAATTACCTTTGCAGGCGAGGGTCAGAACCTAGATACCGGAGCCAAGGTACTTCATTCCGCACCTGATACGACCTCTCATATTACGACCAAGTCCATTTCAAGAGACGGAGGCGTATCCACCTTCCGAAGTGCCATTACCGTTACCCCACAGGCGAAGGGAAGTAAATCCGCCGTATCCTGTGAATCCCTTATGTTAGACAGCATATCACGCTCCGATACCATTCCTGTCATGGATATTCAATGCGATGAAGTGGATATCGGACACGAAGCCAAGATTGGGCGAATCAGTGAATCTGCCATCTTCTATCTCATGAGCCGGGGGCTATCTGAGGAAGATGCAAGGGCCATGATCGTAGGCGGCTTTGCAGAACCCATTGCAAAGGAGCTTCCTTTGGAATATGCGGTTGAAATGAACAATTTAATCCACCTGGAGATGGTGGGAAGTATAGGATGA
- a CDS encoding SufB/SufD family protein, giving the protein MNERINILPVPTWNRMGVNWAEAKADLPKASLPKGKKEPYTGSVSHGMQTLRELPTEVTQIQSGMGAYYDEYVMDQADKTCYLQVNDDVKEPFIITEQLDSSNPASRTHWGIVAEEGSRLTVVQISRGDAMDGAAMTLTQIHAKAGSFVRLIQLQLLGDTSRSWEAVGARIGEGAKVELVRAVLGGQVAASGSLMKLEGAKSGYDLNSAYFGHKEQYLDFNDTAEHMGRESSCEMYTSGVLADYSTKILRGTIDFRSGAVRAVGHENETVLLLSPTARNRTTPLILCGEEQVEGQHAATLGKFDEKQLYYLCSRGLTPTQAKRLMVEARFMPVLDLLPEEDLRTEILEGIERRLDRHENNPG; this is encoded by the coding sequence ATGAACGAAAGAATAAATATACTGCCGGTTCCCACCTGGAACCGTATGGGAGTCAACTGGGCAGAGGCAAAAGCCGATCTGCCAAAAGCATCGTTACCCAAAGGGAAAAAAGAACCATACACTGGCTCCGTTTCCCACGGAATGCAGACCTTAAGAGAACTCCCCACTGAGGTGACCCAGATCCAAAGCGGAATGGGCGCCTATTACGATGAATATGTTATGGATCAAGCGGATAAGACCTGTTATTTACAGGTAAATGATGACGTAAAAGAACCATTTATAATTACAGAACAACTAGATTCCTCCAACCCGGCAAGCCGGACCCATTGGGGCATTGTGGCGGAGGAAGGCAGCCGCCTTACAGTGGTACAGATAAGCAGAGGAGACGCTATGGATGGTGCAGCTATGACCCTGACCCAGATTCATGCCAAGGCAGGCTCCTTTGTACGGCTGATTCAGCTCCAGCTTTTAGGGGATACTAGCCGAAGCTGGGAGGCCGTTGGCGCACGAATCGGAGAAGGTGCCAAGGTAGAGTTAGTCCGGGCCGTGCTTGGGGGCCAGGTGGCTGCCTCCGGCTCTCTTATGAAGCTGGAGGGTGCAAAAAGCGGATATGACTTAAACTCCGCCTATTTCGGTCACAAGGAACAGTATCTTGACTTTAACGATACTGCGGAGCATATGGGAAGGGAATCTTCCTGCGAGATGTACACCTCAGGTGTGCTTGCTGATTACAGTACGAAGATATTACGTGGTACCATTGATTTTCGCAGTGGAGCTGTCCGTGCAGTTGGACATGAAAATGAAACTGTACTCTTACTCAGCCCCACAGCCCGCAACCGTACCACTCCTCTCATACTCTGCGGAGAAGAACAGGTAGAAGGCCAGCATGCTGCTACCCTTGGAAAATTTGATGAAAAACAGCTTTATTATCTCTGCTCCAGAGGACTTACCCCCACTCAGGCAAAGCGGCTTATGGTAGAAGCCCGTTTCATGCCGGTGCTGGATCTGCTTCCAGAGGAAGACTTACGCACTGAAATACTGGAAGGCATCGAAAGGAGGCTTGACCGCCATGAAAACAATCCAGGATGA
- a CDS encoding cysteine desulfurase, translating into MKTIQDDFPILSVLENGKRLVYLDNAATTQKPLAVLNAVESYNKQDNANPHRGVYELGARATKAHEDSRSIVSGFLNASTDEIIFTQNTTESLNLVAYSYGMEFLKEGDEIVLSVAEHHSNLVPWQRVSKVTGAKLVYLYPDAFGHLTEEELDQKITSKTRLIAVAQVSNVLGIEIPVASIVRRARKAGAVVVLDCAQSVPHMPVDVKALDVDFAAFSGHKLYAPMGIGVLYGKKEILDKMPPFLTGGDMIGNVHEQSSTYAEVPRRFEAGTRNVGGEVGLAAAIGYLNSLGWDNIQNHERDLMIRALNGLAEIPHITVYGDLSPDKRHGVIAFNVEDVHPHDTASLLDSDGITIRAGHHCAQPLMEYLKINSCVRASFGIYNTPEDVDALINSLKNVRRWMGYGS; encoded by the coding sequence ATGAAAACAATCCAGGATGATTTCCCCATACTATCCGTTTTAGAGAATGGAAAACGGCTGGTGTATCTGGATAATGCCGCCACCACTCAGAAGCCTCTGGCTGTTTTAAATGCGGTGGAGTCATATAACAAACAAGACAATGCAAACCCTCATCGCGGCGTTTATGAACTGGGTGCCCGCGCTACAAAGGCCCATGAGGATTCCAGAAGCATTGTTAGCGGCTTTTTAAATGCTTCGACTGATGAAATTATATTTACTCAGAATACCACAGAAAGCCTGAATCTTGTTGCATACAGCTACGGCATGGAATTTTTAAAGGAAGGGGACGAAATTGTCCTCTCCGTAGCGGAGCATCACAGCAATCTGGTTCCATGGCAAAGAGTCTCCAAAGTAACTGGGGCTAAGCTGGTTTATCTCTATCCCGATGCCTTCGGCCATTTGACAGAGGAAGAACTGGATCAAAAAATCACTTCCAAAACCAGGCTGATTGCAGTTGCCCAGGTATCCAATGTTCTTGGCATAGAAATCCCCGTTGCCTCCATTGTCCGCCGGGCCCGTAAAGCTGGTGCAGTCGTTGTTTTGGATTGTGCCCAGAGTGTCCCTCATATGCCGGTGGATGTAAAAGCCCTGGATGTGGATTTTGCAGCATTCTCCGGCCACAAGCTTTATGCTCCCATGGGAATCGGAGTTCTGTACGGAAAGAAAGAGATTCTTGATAAGATGCCCCCATTTTTAACGGGAGGTGACATGATTGGTAACGTTCATGAGCAAAGCTCCACCTATGCTGAGGTGCCCCGCCGTTTTGAGGCAGGCACTAGAAATGTAGGAGGCGAAGTCGGTCTGGCTGCTGCCATCGGTTATTTGAATTCCCTGGGCTGGGATAACATTCAGAATCATGAACGGGATCTTATGATACGTGCATTAAATGGATTGGCTGAAATTCCTCATATAACCGTATATGGAGACCTCTCCCCGGATAAGCGGCACGGAGTTATCGCCTTTAATGTAGAGGATGTCCACCCTCACGATACCGCTTCTCTTCTGGATTCTGACGGCATTACAATCCGGGCCGGACATCATTGCGCCCAGCCGCTCATGGAGTATTTAAAAATTAACTCCTGTGTCCGTGCCAGCTTTGGAATTTATAATACGCCAGAAGATGTGGATGCCTTAATTAACAGCTTAAAGAATGTAAGGAGGTGGATGGGCTATGGATCTTAA
- the sufU gene encoding Fe-S cluster assembly sulfur transfer protein SufU, giving the protein MDLKALYNQIIVENSRASHNRHKVDHATAVLEGVNPSCGDDITLELKVSDGKIKEAGFTGTGCAISQASASLMIDLVTGKTVEEAKELLSTFYGMIKGEITDDDQLEVLDDIVALKGVSHMPGRVKCAVLAWHTLEEALDGRNESTGCNDGHS; this is encoded by the coding sequence ATGGATCTTAAGGCTTTGTATAATCAAATTATTGTAGAAAACAGCCGCGCTTCCCATAACCGCCATAAGGTAGATCATGCAACAGCCGTTTTAGAGGGAGTCAATCCAAGCTGCGGCGATGATATTACACTGGAACTAAAGGTTTCAGACGGAAAGATTAAAGAAGCAGGTTTTACCGGAACCGGCTGTGCCATCTCTCAGGCTTCCGCCTCTTTGATGATTGATTTAGTCACAGGAAAAACCGTAGAAGAAGCAAAAGAACTTCTTTCCACCTTTTATGGAATGATTAAGGGAGAGATTACCGATGATGATCAACTGGAAGTCCTTGACGATATCGTTGCCTTAAAGGGAGTATCCCATATGCCAGGAAGAGTAAAATGTGCTGTGCTTGCATGGCACACCCTGGAAGAGGCCCTGGACGGAAGAAACGAATCCACTGGATGTAATGACGGCCATTCCTAA
- a CDS encoding sodium ion-translocating decarboxylase subunit beta translates to MFINALKNLWLSSGFAALTWQQAIMIMVACFLIYLAIVRKFEPLLLLPIAFGMMLVNLPLTGLMTGPGAGTAPGGLLYYLYQGVKLGIYPSLIFLGIGAMTDFGPLIARPSSLFLGAGAQFGICVAFVLANALGFQPSEAASIAIIGGADGPTAIFLSSRLAPELLPAIAVAAYSYMALIPLIQPPIMRLLTTKKERETRMEQLRVVSKLEKICFPVIVTILCVLLLPSVAPLIGMLMLGNLFRESGVVERLSDTAQNALINIVTIFLGVTVGATANAETFLRPQTLMIVGLGLLAFVFSTIGGLLLGKVMFWATKGKINPLIGSAGVSAVPMAARVSHIEGQKANPANFLLMHAIGPNVAGVIGSAVAAGILLSLFG, encoded by the coding sequence ATGTTTATAAATGCATTAAAAAACTTATGGTTAAGCTCAGGGTTTGCTGCACTTACCTGGCAGCAGGCGATAATGATTATGGTGGCCTGTTTTTTGATTTACCTTGCCATTGTCCGCAAATTTGAGCCCCTTTTGCTTTTGCCGATTGCCTTTGGGATGATGCTCGTTAATCTTCCCCTGACAGGCTTAATGACGGGCCCTGGTGCTGGCACAGCGCCTGGAGGACTTCTTTATTATCTGTATCAGGGAGTCAAATTGGGAATTTATCCTTCGCTGATATTTCTGGGAATTGGAGCTATGACTGATTTTGGCCCATTGATTGCCCGGCCCAGCAGTCTGTTTCTTGGCGCTGGTGCCCAGTTTGGTATCTGTGTTGCATTTGTTCTTGCAAATGCCTTGGGATTTCAGCCATCAGAAGCTGCCTCCATCGCAATCATAGGAGGAGCTGACGGACCGACAGCTATTTTCCTGTCGTCAAGACTTGCTCCGGAATTATTGCCAGCCATTGCAGTAGCGGCTTATTCCTATATGGCTCTGATTCCTCTGATACAGCCGCCCATCATGAGACTGCTGACGACGAAAAAGGAGCGGGAGACAAGGATGGAACAGCTTCGGGTGGTATCAAAGCTGGAAAAGATATGCTTTCCTGTAATCGTTACTATTTTATGTGTGCTCTTACTTCCATCTGTGGCTCCTCTCATTGGAATGCTTATGCTTGGAAATTTATTTCGGGAATCCGGAGTTGTGGAACGTTTGTCAGATACCGCGCAAAATGCCCTGATTAATATTGTGACTATATTTTTAGGTGTTACGGTGGGAGCCACTGCTAATGCGGAAACATTTTTACGTCCTCAGACTCTTATGATCGTTGGACTGGGACTCCTGGCTTTTGTTTTCAGCACAATAGGGGGATTACTCCTTGGAAAGGTGATGTTTTGGGCTACGAAAGGCAAAATTAATCCTTTGATTGGGTCTGCTGGAGTTTCTGCTGTTCCCATGGCGGCCAGAGTATCCCATATAGAGGGGCAGAAGGCCAATCCAGCCAATTTCCTGCTGATGCATGCCATAGGTCCTAATGTAGCTGGTGTCATTGGTTCTGCAGTAGCCGCTGGTATTCTCCTGTCCCTGTTTGGATAG
- a CDS encoding carbohydrate ABC transporter permease, which produces MKTNELVKKKKQITIVDVIIYIGLVILALIYILPLLWMLSVSFKTNREVLTNPFSIPQVLQLGNYIFSWVNGKLGIATLNSMIVCAAALIISLLIGSMAAFAIARMRLKIMRYLMQYFLIGMMVPVHCVLIPLFVRFSSWNLTNHLIGLIIPYITFSLPITVFLMVGFFKSMPNELFEAACIDGCSIYGCFIRIGLPLARVGMFVAGLMTFVGNWNELLLAMVFISDPLKKTLPVTLTYFVGPYATNYVQMFAAIIIAIAPTIVVYSIFSNQIVDGLTTGAVKG; this is translated from the coding sequence ATGAAAACAAATGAATTGGTAAAGAAGAAGAAACAAATTACCATTGTCGATGTTATTATATATATAGGTCTTGTTATTCTTGCACTGATTTATATTCTTCCCTTGCTATGGATGCTCAGTGTTTCCTTTAAAACCAACCGGGAAGTACTGACGAATCCATTTTCCATACCCCAGGTATTGCAATTAGGGAATTATATATTTTCTTGGGTAAATGGTAAGCTGGGAATTGCGACCTTAAATTCCATGATTGTCTGTGCCGCGGCATTGATTATCAGCCTGCTAATTGGTTCTATGGCAGCATTTGCCATTGCAAGAATGAGATTGAAGATCATGCGTTATCTTATGCAGTATTTTTTAATTGGTATGATGGTACCGGTTCACTGCGTATTGATACCTCTGTTTGTTCGTTTCTCAAGCTGGAATCTGACCAATCATCTAATTGGTCTCATCATTCCTTACATAACCTTTTCCCTTCCAATCACTGTTTTTCTTATGGTGGGATTTTTTAAGAGTATGCCCAATGAGCTGTTTGAAGCGGCATGTATCGATGGATGTTCTATTTACGGCTGCTTTATAAGAATTGGTCTGCCTTTAGCCAGGGTTGGCATGTTTGTTGCCGGGCTCATGACCTTCGTAGGAAACTGGAATGAGCTTTTGCTGGCAATGGTATTTATATCCGATCCTTTAAAAAAGACGCTGCCAGTAACCTTGACCTATTTCGTAGGGCCTTATGCAACGAATTACGTTCAGATGTTTGCTGCCATTATTATAGCCATTGCGCCGACCATAGTCGTGTACAGTATCTTTAGCAATCAGATTGTTGATGGTCTGACCACAGGGGCAGTAAAAGGGTAG
- a CDS encoding carbohydrate ABC transporter permease has product MNKLLEDKKAAVIFLAPAFLLFTLILFVPIIQVIYYSLCNYTGLTKPDFVGLKNYIDLFTSDETMKTALKNSIFFMVFSGITQQVIGLFLAVILTNLKWGRNLFKNIYYLPCVLSSAALGLLWAFLFNPKIGLNQLLGMIGVQGPNWLFATKGLIPLPMWVIGFVALWQYVGQTMMLYMAQISGISRDIYEASYIDGASKSRAFMHITLPLIRPMLVTTLSLNCIGSLKFFDLVYNMTQGGPNHTTEVLASHLYTQGFKFFKYGYASSISIVLLILCMVMTVVISKCIKVETYEA; this is encoded by the coding sequence ATGAACAAGTTATTGGAAGATAAAAAAGCAGCAGTTATATTTCTTGCACCGGCATTCCTTTTGTTTACACTGATTTTATTTGTTCCAATCATTCAGGTGATCTATTATTCTCTTTGTAATTATACGGGGCTTACGAAACCAGATTTCGTGGGACTAAAGAATTATATAGATCTGTTCACCAGTGATGAAACAATGAAAACCGCTTTGAAAAACTCGATATTCTTTATGGTTTTTTCTGGCATCACGCAACAGGTAATAGGGTTATTTCTTGCTGTCATATTAACAAATCTGAAATGGGGAAGAAACCTTTTTAAAAATATCTATTATCTTCCTTGCGTACTGTCTTCCGCAGCGCTTGGGCTTTTGTGGGCATTTTTATTTAATCCTAAGATAGGATTAAACCAACTCTTAGGTATGATTGGGGTTCAGGGACCAAACTGGCTTTTTGCTACCAAAGGACTGATTCCACTTCCTATGTGGGTCATTGGGTTTGTAGCACTCTGGCAGTATGTAGGGCAGACAATGATGCTTTATATGGCGCAGATCAGTGGAATATCAAGAGATATTTACGAAGCTTCCTATATTGACGGAGCATCGAAATCCCGAGCTTTCATGCATATTACGCTTCCTCTTATCCGGCCTATGTTAGTTACCACCCTTTCTTTAAATTGCATTGGTTCCTTGAAATTTTTTGACTTGGTTTACAACATGACACAAGGTGGCCCGAACCATACAACAGAGGTTTTGGCATCTCATTTGTATACCCAGGGATTTAAATTTTTTAAATACGGATATGCCAGTTCGATTTCCATTGTCTTACTGATCTTATGTATGGTCATGACAGTTGTAATCAGCAAGTGCATAAAAGTTGAAACTTATGAGGCTTAA
- a CDS encoding ABC transporter substrate-binding protein yields MIKRFISGFLAAGLVIGSLSGCGVSTDTGATQAAGGSTESGAEAVKATGTEEQITWMFWDNLDATEDLISKGYKQVIDRFNEQYKGKYYCNVVTTNLDDYYTKLNALVAAGNTPDVFICDPGPNLNQYVDVGVAADLTDILKNKESEWYKTFNDGIFERITYDGKIMAVPTNFAAACVFYNTEIFEKAGVEVPKDYTDLIEACKKIKEAGYTPISCSAGTSWCLSMIAGYLCDREGGPDNLIAVNEGKLDWTNKSFIDAGTKLKELSQYFQDSAAGDSNDQATANFYNGEAAMLVQGSWAIAQINGNNPEFEKKCGIFQFPAIEGGANPNRMIVKTDNLVMSSSTKHQEASLALLKMFTDDTAQRYTAEVAGKIPVTAVKIDFDKAPKQFAYISDIMKNVTGTLGFYNESLASVEAGDFFDNAMVDIYLGNATPEEAFQKVQDFYNKNVWKK; encoded by the coding sequence ATGATCAAAAGATTCATTTCAGGTTTCTTAGCTGCAGGATTGGTTATCGGATCACTTTCTGGTTGTGGGGTTTCAACCGATACAGGGGCTACCCAGGCGGCAGGCGGTTCCACAGAAAGCGGAGCAGAGGCAGTGAAAGCTACCGGTACAGAAGAACAGATCACTTGGATGTTCTGGGATAATCTGGATGCAACAGAAGATCTTATCAGTAAGGGGTACAAGCAGGTCATTGACCGCTTCAACGAGCAGTATAAGGGGAAATACTACTGTAATGTTGTTACAACCAATCTGGATGATTACTATACCAAGCTGAATGCTTTGGTTGCAGCAGGGAATACACCTGATGTATTTATCTGTGATCCAGGACCAAACCTTAACCAGTATGTGGATGTAGGAGTAGCAGCAGATTTAACAGATATTCTGAAAAACAAAGAATCTGAATGGTATAAGACATTTAACGATGGTATTTTCGAGCGTATTACATATGACGGAAAGATTATGGCGGTTCCTACAAACTTTGCCGCAGCCTGTGTATTTTATAATACAGAGATCTTTGAAAAGGCAGGAGTTGAGGTACCAAAGGACTATACTGATTTAATCGAAGCTTGTAAGAAGATTAAAGAAGCAGGCTACACACCAATTTCCTGTTCCGCAGGTACTTCCTGGTGTTTATCCATGATTGCTGGATATCTTTGTGATAGAGAAGGCGGTCCGGATAATCTGATTGCTGTCAATGAAGGTAAGCTTGATTGGACAAATAAAAGCTTTATCGATGCAGGAACGAAGTTAAAAGAGCTGTCCCAGTATTTCCAGGACTCTGCTGCTGGAGATTCCAATGATCAGGCAACTGCTAACTTCTACAATGGAGAAGCAGCAATGCTGGTACAGGGATCCTGGGCTATTGCTCAGATCAACGGCAACAATCCTGAGTTTGAAAAAAAATGTGGTATCTTCCAGTTCCCAGCTATTGAAGGCGGAGCAAATCCTAACCGTATGATTGTTAAGACGGATAACCTGGTTATGAGTTCATCTACAAAGCATCAGGAAGCTTCCCTTGCTTTGTTGAAGATGTTTACAGATGATACTGCACAGAGATACACGGCTGAAGTAGCAGGTAAGATTCCTGTAACTGCTGTAAAGATCGATTTTGATAAAGCACCAAAGCAGTTTGCTTATATCAGTGATATAATGAAGAATGTTACTGGAACCTTAGGCTTTTACAATGAATCTTTAGCTAGCGTTGAAGCAGGAGATTTCTTTGATAATGCAATGGTAGATATCTATCTTGGTAATGCAACTCCAGAAGAAGCATTCCAAAAGGTTCAGGATTTTTATAATAAAAATGTTTGGAAGAAATAA